The sequence tgacttcaatgaaagctgGCTACAATCAGGCCACAGTGATTTAACTCATTATTGCTGTTCTCCAGTGCAAGAATTCTGCATTAGCAAACATACGATctcaaggcctgatcctgcagcccttatgtgaatagtcccatcGTCTTCAATGGGCCTTCCCATGTGAGCTAGGGATGTAGGACAGGGCCCTATGTATCACCACTGGCTGTAATCTATCTTTCTCAGACCACTAAAAGCAGGAAGCAGCGACTCAAAACACCTTGTCTTACCTGTGGCACAAAGGGCAATAAATGTTTGTGCATGCTTCCGGATCAAAAGCAACTTGTCTTTAGGTAGAGGCAGTTTTCTTAGAATGTGTTCAATGAAATCATGTGGAGTCACTGCTGCAAGATTCCACTTCAACTTTCCCAGCACCACCAGCTCCCACTcctgaaggaagaaaaaaaaaaagaaaaaccatagGCAAGCCTGACgaaaaagaacaaaaagcttACTCATTTTACTGATTGTAATTATATCACTGCTAAATTGGTTTTGCTTAAACCTTTTTTCAATATGCCTCTGAAGCTTTGAAGTTGTTGACTTtgcttttccttcatttttttttaaacactggaaATGTCAAGCTACACTGAAAATAATGAGGCCTGACAGCTCCTGCCAAGATTTTACTTTTTTTGTATCCAGTTTTGAATGCCCACCCATAAACTTTATCCTGCAATTAGATATCGCCAAGGTCACTGTGGTCCTTCCCTAGTAACTTATTTTAAATGGCTATAGTGCTTAATTTATTGCCATTTAAAGCCCAGTGGATAACTATGCACACAAATAAGCAAcacatacattttctttttccactggaaaagttAGCAACACGGCATTTTCTCCACAATTGTTTTAGAGATGTCCTTTGCTTCACATGGTATTTCACCTATGCCACAGCAAGTTTTGCAGAAGGGAAATGCATACGACACATCCAAGAAGACTGTACGACATCTGACAATGTACCacataggacccaatcctgcattcTTTGCACACACAAAACTCCCAGAGAAGTCACAAGAAGTTTTTAGGTGCACAAGGAATGATGGTTCAGGCCCTTAAAGTGTGGTTATACTTCTAAAAGCAGTTAtatataaaaatggcaccttctcaGGCAACAGATCTGCTCCTTGGGTGCCTTCAGAGCCATGTTTCCTTCCTTTAGTCTCTAAAATAATTTTTTCATACATTTTACTGCTATTAGTCCTACAGAGGCCTCATAGATCagagagagggagctggattcCACTCCACTTCATGCATCATCAGAATTATTAACGACATTCCATTTATAGACTCTTTAATCTCCAGGATGCATGAGCCTCAGAAAGCCAGCAGCACTTGCAGAGCCCAGGTTGAGTTTGTAGGGCTGGCGATTggaaaaaacatcttttttacTTGTGAACTTAGTCGATCTGAACTGGCATCTGTGAgagacaataaacatggaaccccacaatggcatttttacagtcacttttcagagaagaACCCTACTTTAATAGATAACAGCTGCACCAGAAACATTGCTATTCAGATAATATAGAACCCTTCAAAACCTGGAAATCTTCTACTAAAACGTTTCCATAAGGATAACCTGAAACCAGTCCTACATAATTTCTCAAGGaaaatcataaaatattttaataaaatgacaATTAAATTCATGAAGGACTGATCTTTCTAACACTTATTACCAGACACAAGCCCCAAGTCAGGAAAGCAtctttattcagcaaagcacttaagcatgtgtttatctttaagcacatgcttaactccctctgaaatcaacaaagttaagcatgtgcttaagcgctttcctgaattgaggccacagtatttattgaaaatactACTGGGTATTTATTGAAAATACTACTGGGTATTTATTGACGCCACagtatttattgaaaatactACTAGGTAGAACTACTGGGGGAACTACTAACAGTGCATTAAGCACAACAGCATTTTTGGGGCAAGGCCCTTCCTTCTAGATTGATTTTGCAACTTTTCCACAGGTggaactccactggcttcaatgggtttTTCACATAAGAAGTACTTGTGTgaattcagggccagatcctacaAATTAGGATCTGTGAGAATAGAACTATTTGACTGAAATATGCACTCTTATAAacaaataatacttagcacttaacACAGTACTTTATATCTTAAAAGCACTATGCAAATATTATTTAATcagaaagcatttaaaaaaaaagtaactttaTTCAGCTCTCTCACCTGAAGATCTGAGCCTGAGCTCCTCACTGCGGAGGAGGCCCTTCTTTGCAATTACGCTTAACAGAGCTGAATTTCGATAAATTTCACCCTTAttgaaggaggacttgtggcaccttagagactaaccaatttatctgagcataagctttcgtgagtctctaaggtgccacaagtcctccttttctttttgcgaatacagactaacacggttgttactccgAAACCACCCTTACTGAGTTAACACTGGGAACTACATATACAAAAAAGGCACAAATGCTACCCATGATTTTCTAAGTTATAAATTTGTCACTTGTACAGGCAATTTGTTAATTTCACAGTATGAAGCACTCCATCCTACTCTCACTAGAATCAATAGCAAtattccccttgacttcaataggagcaggattcAACCATAAATGAAAGAAATTTAGAAACAGGGCTTACTGCATCAAtagtgaaaaaagtttgaaagcaaATTTTCCAAAGGGTGATAAAAATCCTCctgcatatttattttatttggtacCTAACCTGAATAAAGCCAAGTGACATAacatgggtttttaaaaatttcctcaGATTGAAGACAGCTCCTTTAAAACTGAAAGCAGAAAAGAAACTACAAACAGAAGAGATTCTGGCAATGGTTCAAAGATGAGGTCATTTCCAGTTGTGCATGTCTGACACTGGATGGCAGTGCAGCACCAGAGCACCAGAAAGAAAGCACCTTTACAAAGAACCCAGCTCAGAAAGTTTCTTGCCCATTTAAACACATGTACATATATGTATGTGCATGCTATCAAAAAGAGATCTTCTGCTAACTATATATAAATCTCTTAAAAAACACAAACAGTAACCAATGCCTTCAGATTCCCTTTGAGGGCATTTGCTAACCATTGTGTTAAATAAACAGGAAAAGGACAAGGCTATTAAATATTAGGCAATTATACACAGGACATTCAAAAGGAATGGGGAGATCTCCCCTTCAAACAATCATGTTATTTTCATACAGGAAACTTATCTTGATCACTTTCTATCAGTGCAGGAAAATCTTTTAACACCTTCAACTTTTCaaatattgttaaaaaaattataaagggGCTGAGACATGTATCATTTGCTGGGCcctggaaggaggggggaggttgACAGGACAAGCGCTgatggtggagggggaggggggcacactGGAGGTAGAGTGGGGCTGCTTACCAGCAGCTCTTGGGGTTTGATGGAATTGTCCGTATATATGCAAAGTTTCTCTGCAGTAAGGGGGATTGTCTCTTTCAGCTTGGAGGCCAAAAACATGCAAActgcccccagcagctgcagatggCACTTTCTGGTGGGCACCACAGCTAGAAATCTGTCCAAGTAATTCATGGCTAGGGGGAAAACCTCTTCTTCACACTTCTGCTCTTCACAGACCTGCAAtcaaggagtgggggtggggaggaaagcgagagagagagggagagagaatgagtGATCACATGAAATTTACCAATGGTTCTAAAtgattttacttttcttttttttctttttctttttttgctagattggggggagggggcgatcTCTGGAGAGGCTGGGAAGGCTGTCAATCGGCTTTCACATTCCTTTGGTTCATTCAGTAAGAAATGAATTAAGTCACAGTGTGGGAGCCGAAAGCCCAtcgagcagcagcagccgcctcaGACTTTGCGACCCAATTTTTtcttgggtggttttttttttgccctttttggATTTCgtcatattttcaaaaaataaataaaaatatctacaCCGCCCCGGGGGCCCCTGTTTTTGGACCGATGGCATCCCCAGGCACCCCCCTATCATTCCCGACAATTGTAAAAATTCCCCAGCGGGGtgttcccccagccctgggcccgcGATTCGGCaagggggggaggtggggtggggagagcctaGATCCTCAGCAGGAGAAAATGGTTTCAAAAAATGATCAAAAATCCAACCCAGGGGGGAAAGGGGCAAATTTCACATGAAAACCAAGAGGAGGGTCTGGgcttcccagcctgggagggATGGGCGGGGAGGGGTCCCCCCAAAGCTAGATCTTAAGGGGAAATGATGGGGCCAGCGCAAGGCTGCAAAGTCTGGAGGGCTCTGGGCCCACAGCCGCCCTTGCAGGGTAAatattggggagagggagggatttCCCGGCTCACCGGGCGCCCCAGCAGCCTCCCATCAAGCTGGGGTCCAGCCCTGCTGAGAAGGGGGTGTATTTCAGATCTCttctttttggggtgggggcggcTCGGCGCTTCTGAGCAGAGTTGCATGCAAAGCAACATGGCGAAAAAATGGCACGTCCTGAGCACTGCATACGTGGGCACAGAAATACTTGCTGGGCAAAAATCGGGGGGGGGATCGGTCACCCCTTGTTTTTTGCACGGCATCTGGACCAGCTCCCCTCGCCATAAAAGCCTCACTCGAGCAGATCCAGTAGCCTGGGGGAAAAGGAGGgttttcttttccttgttttgcAAAGACTTTTGCAACTTTCCTTCTCCCCCATTTTGCACCCCTCTTTGCAAAGCAGCAGCCCCGGAAGGGCAGTTTTCTTCACAGGTTCGCACTCAAACGACCGAGACACAACCATTTCACATCCCCGTctgccttcccccctcccccctcagaaaAGCACTGAATGAATTAGCAAAAACCATGATCTGGGGCAAAACACTGCAAGAAAAGAAGGGACAAAACAAACTCAGGAGCTTGCAAAAGGGTGAGTTCTGCAGCCACCACCCCCGTGCAAAGGAGCCCCCTAAAATCCCGAACCAGGAGCAAAGAGGGGAGACAGACCGATTGGGGGGGAAGCTCTGCCTCTCAATTTAATACAAACCTCCAACATCCAGGTCGCCACCATCCTCCTCATAAAGGGCTGGATGTCCTTCTGGACGCATTTGAAATAGGAACATTGGGGCAGATACCTCTCTTCTATGGTTAACAAATTGTGCAAAACGCGGTCATCATAGAGCAAGTTCGGGTCTGGCAGAGCTCTCCGCATGGGATCCACCTCGCAGCACAGCAGCTCCATGTTTCCAAAGAGATCTCCCTCTTTCTCTGATGGAAaagtttttgggggggaggaggaggggaaggagggggtaaAGGAGGAGGGGTAAGTGGGTGGGCGGCAGGCTGCAGGGCTTtccagctccctcctgcttccttgaaagttctctctcctctctctcgctctcttgaTTTCTAGCCTAAAGTTGAAGCAAAAGTGACGCAACTCACTAGGGCAGGCAGTATTCTCTCTTGTTATTATGGAGAACAGCAGCTGGTCAGATGTAACATCAAACgcgtttttttccccctctataaGCTAACAAGGAACCAGGAGGCCCTTGTAtagggcacacacacacacacacacacacaaaatgacagCTTCTCTTTTTCTTCTGTACAGCGACCAAACAAAATCGCTCCAGACTTTCTGCTGCACCGGGCAATCTGGATCCAtataagttttttttattttctttttaattgcttATTGCAAGAACAGAACCGAGTGGCTCACTAAATATCAGCCTAGTTTTGTGCGTGTTAACCATGACATTTCCTTGCTCACTGGAGATCCTCCTGCTTCTTCCAGGTTAAACAGAAGGTTTCGGATACCCCTTTCCCCACACACCCTTTCTCCCTCCgtctcccccccctcccgcccccaagcCTGCTGACCTGCAACCAGGAGGAAAACTTTGCTTGCCAACTAAAGACTAAAGGCAAAACAGAGACCGTACAAAAGAAGATTCCAAAGCTGTGTGCTTGCTGATGCTTGTATATTTTGCAGTATTTTCACGCTGGTGTTTGGGGAGATCTAGCAGTGGCCACAATGCAACTTCCTCGAATATGTCTATGTATTTCTGACTAACAGCCAGAACGGTGTTAGCACTGCATGGTCACACTGATATAGCTTTCTAGGAAAtataatgggggtggggaagcagaggggCGGATTTGTCCCGCACTTGCTCTGTGACTTTCAGCCTTCAACACTGCATTTTTCCTGCTTCAGTTATTCTTACTGCTGTCCTttatattgcattttaaaaaaattgcactaGGCAATAAATGTGATTTCCATCATGCTTGATTTGCTATGAGGATCATTCGTacccttgctttttttttttaatttttttttttgcatctatTATTTTAGCCATGGAGTTTAACTTTTATTCTGGGTGGTTTTTAACCTTTTACAGCACACCTCAGTTCATTGCCACTCCTCTGTGCCTCCCAGCCTATGCAAGGCAGCATTTTGTGAAGTGTGTCAAGTTTGTTAAGTCTCTGTTGCAACCTTGCTGGAACCAGAGAAGAGGAACTGTATGCCCCTAAAGATGGGTTTGCATGAAAAGTAAGATGGCCAAGCAGAAAATAAAGAGGTGTATGTGGCTAGCACGCCTCCTAATCACCCCTTCCGTCCCCCCAGTAAAATGAAGGTGAAGTGGAGGG is a genomic window of Lepidochelys kempii isolate rLepKem1 chromosome 1, rLepKem1.hap2, whole genome shotgun sequence containing:
- the CCND2 gene encoding G1/S-specific cyclin-D2 isoform X1; the protein is MPCKKQGVTDPPPDFCPASISVPTYAVLRTCHFFAMLLCMQLCSEAPSRPHPKKKRSEIHPLLSRAGPQLDGRLLGRPVCEEQKCEEEVFPLAMNYLDRFLAVVPTRKCHLQLLGAVCMFLASKLKETIPLTAEKLCIYTDNSIKPQELLEWELVVLGKLKWNLAAVTPHDFIEHILRKLPLPKDKLLLIRKHAQTFIALCATDFNFAMYPPSMIATGSVGAAICGLQLDDGESSLSGDSLTELLAKITNTDVDCLKACQEQIESVLVSNLRQVQQQQQQSNPSKMVDELDQASTPTDVRDINL
- the CCND2 gene encoding G1/S-specific cyclin-D2 isoform X2, which translates into the protein MELLCCEVDPMRRALPDPNLLYDDRVLHNLLTIEERYLPQCSYFKCVQKDIQPFMRRMVATWMLEVCEEQKCEEEVFPLAMNYLDRFLAVVPTRKCHLQLLGAVCMFLASKLKETIPLTAEKLCIYTDNSIKPQELLEWELVVLGKLKWNLAAVTPHDFIEHILRKLPLPKDKLLLIRKHAQTFIALCATDFNFAMYPPSMIATGSVGAAICGLQLDDGESSLSGDSLTELLAKITNTDVDCLKACQEQIESVLVSNLRQVQQQQQQSNPSKMVDELDQASTPTDVRDINL